The Brassica napus cultivar Da-Ae chromosome C1, Da-Ae, whole genome shotgun sequence DNA segment GTGATCGACAATTCATATTTAATCTTTTGAAACTTAATTTAAGCGAATCAGTGCAACTAATTAACGTAGGAATATAAATAAGGTAGTCAATATATCAACTATACTGCATATTTTaacaattacaaaatataaataaggtAGTCAATATATCATTTTTGCGCCATGCACGTCTACAATTAATACATAGTGGACGTTGCAAATAAATGGATCGTTTGATGATATCAAGACATAACATCTTATAATATAATGATATAGACCGGTTttgaataaattgttttcatatattttataatgataTAAACCGGTTTTGAATAAACCGTTTTGATATATTGTGATATCGATTATaccattttatttatcttttataaaccGGTTTATAAAGATCCATTTATTATAGAAAGACAtcgttttgaaaataaaacactaCTATTTACAATCATTTTCGATTATACCATTTTATAAACTGATTTATACGTGTGTAGTGTATAGGTACAAACTACCGGATCCCCTTAATTATCTCCCATATAAACGCACGTAACCAATTAACATAACTAAAACATTATGTTAAGATATAATTAATGAATAATGGCAAAGAATGTAATAAATCTAGTAAGGAGAGGGTTTTTATTTAAAGAGGCTGAGAAGGAATGTGGTGTTACCACGTAAGAAATGTCATTCTTGTTAATAACACATAGACATAAGGTTAGTCTCTAAAAATGCTTCTACTTTAATATTAAAGGGATTACCATATGTCTAACGGTCTCATAAATTTCAGATGACTTGGGTAAACGACCCCAAGTCAACCTTTTTGTTAGCTTCCCTTAACAAGAGAAGATTCGTAAATGAAGACATCCCACACCTTCAATGTCGCTTAATAACGTTTACTAGTTTTAAATCTCAATAATTATCATTAAGGTTCTGCTctaaaaacttgtttttttaaCATGCTCTACGACCATTGTAAACATTCATGTGTCAGTTCACCAGTTTACATATATAACTTATGATTACATGTATATAATGACATCATTTTGATACTTAAAATGTATAGCTTCATAGTCAAGTCTTAATTAAGCTTTTTGACCTTTCAAACTTCACCTATAAACAACTAATTTAAGTAATCAGGGAGGGAGAGTTTTTACTTGTCCTCGGAAGCGTACGGCAGAAGCCCCTGCTAATATTCCCTTGATTTAAGGGGACATTAAAAGAAGATTATGTTTGTTGATTCTAGATTATACCCAAAGCATTATccaactatatattaaaagagaaacagtTATATTAAAAGAAATGTTCGAATACAAAAACAATCTTATTTAGCGAGCTAAGAGTGAACAGAACTGAATGGGTCCGTCAGTCCCTGGTGGACAAGGGTCCCTCCATGTGTGCACATGCGTTTGCGGTGGACGCGTGCGTGCAAGAACGTTGCCCCTCCCCCAGTGGCCAAGCTAAGGGAATATGTTAGGAGGGTCAATTCATAATCAACATATAATATATGGGTTAAttaactaagtttttttttttttttgaaaaaaggtttTTAATTAACTAAGTTTTGCACTATTTTCCCAAATTTTCAAAGAAATACACATGTAACTGACCCGCATGCTCCAAGCTGGCTCCGCCACTGCCCCCCTTCACCTTCACAACGTCGTTTCAGTGTGTGTTTTTTTCTGTAACGccagtgtttttatttttgaatatgtgTGTATGTGCATCCGGATGTTAAGTTAAAGTATACAAAGCAATTTCTCGTATATATTTGCCTGTACGataatatttaaatcaaataaaatcagATTAGATTAGATGGTGACGACATGAGATGGTGGGCGTGTAGAGTTCGGAGAATGATTGTGGAAAGGTTCCCGTAAATTACGGAGGTCCATTGGATAAGAAATTCTCGCGTCCACGATCCACGTTCGATGTATTTTGTTGGATAAAACTTATAATTTgatattataagaaaatggtATATTACTGCAAATTTTATGAATGTACATCCATCAATATCAATATCAATATCATTCATGTGTAACGTTGTACAGCGTctatcaaatcattttttacGTTTTCTAGATTGAATTGCCCAAATAATAAAAcgatttagttatatatatctttaaattattatttgctTTTTTCTCTTTTCGACCAGGCTTTCCCAAAGTTTGCGGGTCGCCACGTTTCACCACTAAAACCATTgatgttctttgtttttttataatccAGGGTTCCCCAATTACGTGGATCATTCTCTGGGTCCGGTTAGGCAACGGTCCACTTCACCCGGGAGGATTATACTTGGGCTGGGGACAAGGTCCAACACTCAGTACCGCATTTGATGACAAGATGGGCAGTTCCCCTCCGCCTGGCGTCGAACCCGGAAGCATGATAATTGGCCCCCAAAATCCTTACCAAACGAGCTACCACGTCCAGTCAATTACATAAAAAGTTGTATGTTTATAAAAAGTTGTAGCAAGCACAGATAATGTGGtgatgttaatatatatatatacgtttaTATTTGATACATAGCAAGTGAATTGATCACTATTTCAAGAAAATATGAAGAAGTGATTCACCGTATAACACGGGCTGGTGCAGTTGCAGCATAAAGTTTtcaatttcctttttatttatgcAGAGATTATTAATCTATAATACACAAATTATTTAATCACTATAATAAGACGTACGTGATCcaccaaaacaataaaattctTTTTAGAATAAGTTacaataatagtttttttttaaaagggctAAGTTACAATAGTTTCAGCTATAAATTCACTATAAGCTCGTTAATTAACtagttaaagaaaataaatacatttaattcatggataatattttttgaactttAACATGGATAATATTGCTAGTCTTGTAACATTATATTTGTTTGCGCATTTTATTTGTTATGATGGACGGATcttgataatttataaataaaagagtTAACCGAcgtaagtgtatatatataaacatggaTGGATGCCTCAATCTACAACATTGGAGAACTACTACGAATTTCTGTTTGTGCACTATATATTAGCCACTTTTTCTTATTAATAAACTTAACATTGTAGATGATAACCACGAGGTTTGGTGGTCTAGTGGTAAATGATTCGGGTGAATGAAGCGACTCGGATTTTTCATTACGCTTATCTCGTGACCACGCAGATATGATATCATACTTTTAAATATCCGGAGTGTAAATCTCTCCGTGAACTGTaacatatttttagaaattagtCAGAGCATCCATTTAAAGATTAGTTTAGCTCTTTTCATGGATCTAGATACCTCAAAATTAAAAGACAACATTGACGATGTCAAAAAAACTTTATCATTAACCAAAAAATATCGGCAttaacaaagataaaaaaaaaaaattgaaacagcATAAACATATATCATCACAAATTTTCGGCGGAAACAAATAATAATCGACAAAAGTTTCCTAAATTATAGGGTAATACAAAAGGGTACGTGGGGCCATACACAGCATGTGCATGCATGTGCTTCTTTATCTCCAATTGCCCCACCATTTTCCCTCTCcttttgaaacaaataaaatggtccatcttctcctttcttccttacctctctgtctctctctctctctctctctctcgtcaaTTTCAAGAACTCGTGAGGTGACCGCAGATATCCTCTAACTAATCTTTGAAACTcaaccaaaagaagaagaacaaaaattCTACAAAAAAGGTATTTGTTCATGTCTCTTTCTATTTTGATAAGGAACCCTAAAgggaatatatatatcatgtgattatgatttgatgTATATTACATGTCTCCCTTTGATGCATACTTTGACCTATAAAGGCAACATGGATGAATTACTTTCTtagaatttgtttattttttgaaaagaattATTCAGAATTTTgagtattaattaattttacttgattaggatttaagatGCAACCCACGAGCTCAATGAAGGAAGAATTCCTACAGAAATGGCAAATGGGCCTTCAGATATACCGTCCTTTGATAGACAACACCAGTGTCTCCGAGAGAAGGAAAGCGATAAAGCTCTCTGCAGACGTTGCAATGGCATCTCTAAGGAGAGGAACAACTTGTTGGAGCCGAGCCCTAATCCAGAAAACTGCCACCGAGGACAATTTCCTCGTACGTCAGATGCTCTCTGGTATCAAAGCGGAAACGTTAATCAACAAGAAGTTGCCTAAGGTTATGTGTCATAGAAAGATAGtgagaagaagcaagaagatcTTGAGGAGGAGGAAATCTAGATCAGCAATCGAAGAGGTCGCAGCAAAAGCTAGGAAGCTCGTCAAGAAAAAGACTCAAGGATTAAGAAACGTTGTCCCCGGTGGAGAGTTTATGAGCAATGACGTCTTGCTCATACAAGAAACCTTAGATTACATTGTCTCGCTTCAGACACAAGTGAATGTCATGAGGAGTATTGTTGATGCTGCTGAGGCCGGAAGTGAAcggtaaatgtttttttttttttgtggagaTAATTTGTGAAGCATGATACTGATCGGATGGGATGGGATCATTGCTGGTTGATAGGACCGCGTATTATTTGGGGAAACTGAAATTTGCGATCGAGGATGGATAGAATTTTATAGTAAGTACAAAACAGAATTTATACACGCTTATGTgaatttttctatttacttaatggCGATTTTAATTGAAACATTTTGTTAGCATGCTTTTTATTGTTTGTGTATAGTTATGGTTGTCGTTCGGGTGCATTTAATTTACTGATatcattttggtatatttttatGCTTCCATTGCTTTTCTTggaaatattatagacataAGATTCAAACCAcgagttgttcaaaaaaaaaaaagattcaaaccacgattttaaagcaaaaaaaattgatcagaTTTTAACTTACTAGAGGAAATGGTATTAGCTCATATGAGTTGTCACTATAAGAGTAAATTTGACTTGTTATGAAAGGTTATGTTTCAGCTTTCAAAAAGGATAGTAGCACGGGACAAACAATAATTTCAATTTCAACCTGTGAAAGAATCAGTTATTTGGCTTTTATGTACATACTCATGTTCCATCAATCAGCCTCAATTAATAGGGAAGAAATGACAACGAGAAAATCCAAAAAACATACATATTCTTTCATATATATGTGTATGCATTTGATTCTCAATTAAATCTTCAATTTAACTTTGATTGGTTCGGATTCCTTATTTGCTCAAATCTTTTCAGCTAGAGTGTAGGTAACATTTTCACTATAGAGTATTGGacgaaaattaaataaaagattTGGATGTCCATATCATATTACCCTTGCATATTTTAAGAAACATGTGTATTTCTTGTTAGGCCCAGCAGCCCAGTTAGTCACTGATTGGATTCTTATGTATTCTGTTAACAGTTGGACTCTTGTTAACCAGTCCAACTGAAAATGTCCATACACACGCACATAGAAAGCGAGGACATGTACTCTTCTCCTTTTACCGTCTTGTGGAGAGACGTGGAGCAGTGAGTTCTTATCTATGtgatatacataatatattttcaactaGGTACTGGCAATGGCATATGGTcctatttgaaaatatattgtgGCTCATGTgtgtcaatatttttttgagACGATAGTATATCTCATGTAGACCCACTCGAGAACTAAATGAAAGAACCAAGACTCACTTTCACAAAATAAAGGCATCTCACTAAAACTGAAAAGAGGCTATagtatataactttttttttacactatagtatataactatataatatatgttcacttattcttcttcttcttcttcttcttttcaatTCAAAAATGAGCTGAATTTATTCGCACATAACCCAATGTTATTAAAACTAGTATATGTCGTCACGCAATAAAGACCAAGTGACTAGTGGGCATGTAAGCCAACTGCTTCCATGGCCATTATTAATTCACCAATTAATGCAAAACTTATTCATTCaacattaaaacatatatacgTATATCATACACACCCACATTTTAATATAGAACGTATCACAAGAATCAAAATGTCACTCTTTTGTCGGATGAAGAATTGCCTCACTTCAATGCAACTGTCTTACCACCACACCAAATTCTTATCTAATGCTctataagaaagaaaaatccaaataaacaAAGAGAAGATTATTCCTTCAAGATTCTTAGAATTATCGTTTGTATCTCAAGTGAAACGTATATGATTAATTGGTTATAGTTGTTTTTTAATTAGacagaaaatatattagtaactGTTCTGCTGAACAGATTTTGTTGCTGCTGGCTAAGCTAGTATGATTTTTAACCTAACAAGATAGGAGTATTTAGTTGTTGCTGACTATATAGTCATAGAGAGACTTTTATACGGTTTCTTCAACAAACATTCAAATGGTTTAGAATCTTTGgcaattttattttctgtctCTAATTGACTAATACAATCATTTCATTACATTTAATTGTGTCGTTTTCTGGTTAGATGGGAAGCTTTAATCGACAATTAATTGTTCTGGGCCAAATAATTAAGAACTGAAAAAGATTTGCAAAAACATGACGCACCAAAATGTTTAACAATCTATgcctaacaatatttatatttcaacaCCACGTTTCTACAATGATTCACCTGTTTTTGAACTTATGGGGACTAACACAAAATAACAattgaaaaagaaatttaaatgtgaaaaaaaaaagaaaaagaaaaaaagatatagAAACTAGACAttagaagcagaagaagaatgAACAACCCTGTTTTGTCTCCCTGCAAGCCAAAGCATAGTCCTCCTAGCAAAAGATGGTGTTTTCACCTCCAAAGATGATGCATTTTCGACCTTTTGATTATCTTCCTCACAACCGTTCTCGCTTTTCGCATTCTCTTTCGGGTTTGATAACCCGAAAGAGAATGCTCTTCTCGGAGACGAAGAAACCAATGAACTATCTTCTTTTCCTTGAACTTTACCCTGACTATCCCTCTTACCCCTTAGCCAAATTTTTGATACCGAAAAGCTCTCTCTTTCGACTACACTCTTCTCGGTCGCTTCTTCCATGATCCTCATCGAGCCGCTCCCATTAAACTTCAATCTCCCACTTGGATCAAACCCGCATTCGGACATAGCGGTCCTGTGGCCAGGCAAGCGAGGGTTCTTGCCTGACACTTTCTTGGTTGAAACATGAACCTCAAGAGCGGTTTCTTCATCCATAATATACTCATATGATCCCATTGAAAAACATCTCCTTTCATCTATAATGCTGCTAGTACCAATGTCATTGTTGATATTACTTCCTTCTCCAACATCTGTGTTCCTAAATTTCCCTAGCTTAACTGCAAAGGGAACAACCTTTTCGACCGAACCACCCAGTTCACCATCTTGGTATTGATCTTTACGACCCGAATCCACACGGGTCGATCCAAGATCATTGCCCAGATGAGAACTGGATCGTGAATGAGCATTAGGCTGCACATCATCAGCACCACTCGCACCCACACAAGCTGCACCATCTCTATCTCCAACAATCTCTCTCGAGCTATGATCACTGGCCGACTCAAGAACGAGGAGAAAAGAGGGACGAGGGTCTTGGTGAGGAGAGAGGTCGGAGAGGAGACTCGATCTGCACAAGGGACAAGTAGAGTGAGAGAGAAGCCACGTGTCGATACAATCCATGTGAAAGGCGTGGCTGCATTTAGGCAAAAGCCTGAGCTTGTCCTCTGTTTCGAACTCAGAGAGACAGACCGCGCAATCGAATGGGTAGTTCTTGAGACCGATGATGGACTTGTAATGGAAAACAGGTAACGTGTCGATGAAGGATTGGTCGACTCCTGAGTCGTGGAGGTGGAAAAGCTGCTGAAGCTGGCCTTGAAGAGCAGTGACGTTGTCGAAG contains these protein-coding regions:
- the LOC106374245 gene encoding transcription factor IBH1-like 1 isoform X1, translated to MQPTSSMKEEFLQKWQMGLQIYRPLIDNTSVSERRKAIKLSADVAMASLRRGTTCWSRALIQKTATEDNFLVRQMLSGIKAETLINKKLPKVMCHRKIVRRSKKILRRRKSRSAIEEVAAKARKLVKKKTQGLRNVVPGGEFMSNDVLLIQETLDYIVSLQTQVNVMRSIVDAAEAGSERTAYYLGKLKFAIEDG
- the LOC106374245 gene encoding transcription factor IBH1-like 1 isoform X2; translation: MQPTSSMKEEFLQKWQMGLQIYRPLIDNTSVSERRKAIKLSADVAMASLRRGTTCWSRALIQKTATEDNFLVRQMLSGIKAETLINKKLPKVMCHRKIVRRSKKILRRRKSRSAIEEVAAKARKLVKKKTQGLRNVVPGGEFMSNDVLLIQETLDYIVSLQTQVNVMRSIVDAAEAGSER
- the LOC106375447 gene encoding RING-H2 finger protein ATL13-like, producing MKFPRENMNWVFSEIKTTQNLLSPSSLPRPPPITIRPNTNSDFNSRINPSILLIIIILSIIFFLSGLLHLLVRFLLTPRRRDREDYFDNVTALQGQLQQLFHLHDSGVDQSFIDTLPVFHYKSIIGLKNYPFDCAVCLSEFETEDKLRLLPKCSHAFHMDCIDTWLLSHSTCPLCRSSLLSDLSPHQDPRPSFLLVLESASDHSSREIVGDRDGAACVGASGADDVQPNAHSRSSSHLGNDLGSTRVDSGRKDQYQDGELGGSVEKVVPFAVKLGKFRNTDVGEGSNINNDIGTSSIIDERRCFSMGSYEYIMDEETALEVHVSTKKVSGKNPRLPGHRTAMSECGFDPSGRLKFNGSGSMRIMEEATEKSVVERESFSVSKIWLRGKRDSQGKVQGKEDSSLVSSSPRRAFSFGLSNPKENAKSENGCEEDNQKVENASSLEVKTPSFARRTMLWLAGRQNRVVHSSSASNV